A DNA window from Candidatus Binatia bacterium contains the following coding sequences:
- a CDS encoding HEAT repeat domain-containing protein, which produces MDKTLKAVAGLVGAPDVELRCAALLVLAQLGCGDDPVVAAVRGALRGPNVVVRDFALNFLARVRPKTALDDLLGLLDSDDDAVRRRATEILSAYGAATVSAARKLLKDAPRRRLNAIADLCGRVRSTAAFDLLFQLMAGGDYDLNRLVGELLEAAVRDLSEADRKGFYSRVERFAEDVHEDRVALVSALKLFGALGEPRCRKRLFPLLAKDHPHAVRTHALGALLQCLRGESLPAAEVEALLALLDEDDEAGILRPAVSLLEGQSFERKHLERLQRLAESPQPVVKRFAVHSLGTFDSGAVVKQLIGYLGDASYARRSEAASTLKRTPAARAAVMKELLACDDERRAWTLAEIALAHDRAWRKDVRDELWRRFAAAVDEREDRLYSAFLHVLRQLDGDGILERIRAAAEQRRKKKEYAVAARWLGLLRDTPAFGDEAKYALALCELKAHKRVAGGAVRRHDPALDRLRELAGGAMPVGERLRKERALAPEELFYVGFNLAEGTPAERAVAGEVLQYLAGKLGRTKVGKAARNKLRLLG; this is translated from the coding sequence ATGGACAAGACGCTGAAGGCGGTGGCGGGGCTCGTCGGTGCGCCGGACGTGGAGTTGCGCTGCGCGGCGTTGCTGGTGCTGGCGCAGCTTGGCTGCGGCGACGATCCCGTCGTGGCGGCGGTGCGCGGGGCCTTGCGCGGGCCCAATGTTGTCGTACGCGATTTCGCGCTGAACTTCCTCGCGCGGGTCCGGCCGAAGACCGCGCTCGACGATCTGCTCGGCCTGCTCGACAGCGACGACGATGCGGTGCGCCGGCGCGCCACGGAGATCCTGTCGGCCTACGGCGCTGCGACGGTCAGCGCCGCGCGTAAACTGCTCAAGGACGCCCCGCGGCGGCGCTTGAACGCCATCGCCGATCTCTGCGGGCGGGTGCGCTCGACGGCTGCCTTCGATCTCCTCTTCCAGCTCATGGCGGGCGGCGATTACGACCTCAACCGCCTCGTCGGCGAGCTGCTCGAGGCCGCCGTGCGCGACCTGTCCGAAGCCGACCGCAAGGGGTTCTACTCCCGCGTCGAGCGCTTTGCCGAGGACGTGCACGAGGACCGCGTTGCCCTGGTTTCCGCCCTCAAGCTGTTTGGCGCTCTGGGTGAACCGCGCTGCCGCAAGCGCCTGTTCCCGCTGCTGGCCAAGGACCACCCGCACGCGGTGCGCACCCATGCCCTTGGCGCTCTGCTCCAGTGCCTGCGCGGCGAGAGCCTGCCGGCGGCAGAGGTCGAGGCGCTGCTGGCCCTGCTCGACGAAGACGACGAGGCCGGCATTCTCAGGCCGGCCGTGTCGCTACTCGAGGGTCAGTCGTTCGAGCGCAAACACCTCGAACGGCTGCAGCGCCTCGCCGAGAGTCCCCAGCCGGTGGTCAAGCGCTTCGCCGTGCACAGCCTTGGAACCTTCGATTCCGGGGCCGTGGTCAAGCAGCTCATCGGATATCTGGGCGACGCCAGCTACGCCCGGCGCAGCGAGGCGGCCTCGACGTTGAAGAGGACCCCGGCGGCGCGCGCGGCGGTGATGAAGGAGTTGCTCGCCTGCGACGACGAACGCCGGGCGTGGACGCTTGCCGAGATCGCCCTTGCGCACGATCGCGCCTGGCGCAAGGACGTGCGCGACGAGTTGTGGCGGCGGTTCGCGGCCGCCGTTGACGAGCGGGAAGACCGCCTGTACAGCGCCTTCCTTCACGTCCTGCGCCAGCTGGACGGCGACGGGATTCTGGAACGCATTCGCGCCGCGGCGGAACAGCGGCGCAAAAAGAAGGAATACGCAGTGGCGGCGCGCTGGCTGGGGCTGCTGCGCGACACGCCGGCGTTCGGTGACGAGGCGAAGTACGCGCTGGCGCTGTGCGAACTCAAGGCGCACAAGCGGGTGGCGGGCGGTGCCGTGCGCCGGCACGACCCCGCCCTCGATCGGCTGCGCGAGTTGGCCGGTGGCGCCATGCCGGTCGGCGAGCGCCTGCGGAAAGAGCGCGCGCTGGCACCGGAGGAACTGTTCTATGTCGGCTTCAACCTTGCCGAGGGGACGCCGGCCGAGCGCGCCGTGGCCGGCGAGGTGCTCCAATACCTCGCCGGCAAGCTCGGCCGCACCAAGGTCGGCAAGGCCGCCAGGAACAAACTCCGGCTGCTGGGCTGA
- a CDS encoding COX15/CtaA family protein has product MSNGSSRPIAYWLLACCFMVFATTVVGGVTRLTRSGLSIVEWQPVMGTIPPLSEGDWLEAFAKYRESPEYRKVNEGMTLGEFKFIFWWEWGHRLLGRSIGVVFLLPLVWFVVRRRVDRVLVPRLFAFLGLGALQGLLGWYMVRSGLVDDPWVSPYRLTAHLGLAFLIFALMLWTALDLLRARTATPSAPVGVRRLAAGVVGVVYLMVLTGGLVAGLRAGYAYNTFPLMNGYLVPPGMWELTPWWMNFFNNITTVQFDHRLFAGFLSGLGPWLWWRVRGAVKLPRSRLAADLMLAMIAVQATLGIATLLQMVPVAWAAAHQAGAMLLLGAVLWVNHELRVGA; this is encoded by the coding sequence ATGAGCAACGGTTCGTCACGCCCGATCGCGTACTGGCTGCTGGCCTGCTGCTTCATGGTGTTCGCCACCACCGTGGTCGGCGGCGTGACGCGGCTGACCCGTTCGGGATTGTCCATCGTCGAGTGGCAGCCCGTGATGGGGACGATCCCGCCGTTGTCCGAAGGCGATTGGCTGGAGGCGTTTGCGAAGTACCGCGAGTCCCCGGAATACCGCAAGGTGAACGAGGGCATGACGCTGGGCGAATTCAAGTTCATCTTCTGGTGGGAGTGGGGGCATCGTCTCCTCGGCCGCAGCATCGGCGTAGTCTTCCTCTTGCCTTTGGTCTGGTTTGTGGTGCGGCGCCGCGTCGACCGTGTCCTCGTGCCGCGGCTGTTCGCCTTTCTTGGGCTCGGGGCGCTGCAGGGGCTGCTCGGCTGGTACATGGTGCGCAGCGGTCTGGTGGACGACCCCTGGGTCAGTCCGTATCGACTGACCGCGCACCTTGGACTGGCATTTCTGATCTTCGCTCTCATGTTGTGGACGGCACTCGATCTTCTGCGGGCGCGGACGGCGACCCCGTCGGCGCCGGTCGGGGTGCGGCGGTTGGCGGCCGGGGTGGTGGGAGTCGTGTACCTGATGGTCTTGACCGGCGGCCTGGTGGCGGGTCTGCGGGCGGGGTACGCATACAACACATTTCCGCTCATGAACGGTTACCTCGTGCCGCCGGGGATGTGGGAGCTCACGCCGTGGTGGATGAACTTCTTCAACAACATCACGACGGTGCAGTTCGATCATCGTTTATTCGCCGGGTTCCTGAGCGGGCTGGGGCCGTGGTTGTGGTGGCGGGTGCGGGGGGCGGTGAAGCTGCCGCGGTCCCGACTGGCGGCCGACCTGATGCTCGCCATGATCGCCGTGCAGGCGACCCTCGGCATTGCGACGTTGCTGCAGATGGTCCCGGTCGCCTGGGCCGCCGCGCACCAGGCCGGCGCGATGCTGCTGCTTGGCGCCGTTCTGTGGGTGAATCACGAGCTGCGCGTCGGCGCTTGA
- a CDS encoding ATP-binding protein: MRAGAITLAIDSRIENVFLVGLAVNKICASIPLSEQAAYEAEVSVVEAVNNVIKHAYGSEAGHRVEVVVTVGAEAVTFEVCDTGRALEKLAVRLPPVDCDDRAGLQEGGRGLYIMHAFSDRVRYHSSGGRNVLTLVKLYPGAAMAPSASVNPAVAAAPRARPAGTAAPAAKIRKTR, encoded by the coding sequence ATGCGCGCCGGCGCGATAACCCTCGCCATCGACAGTCGGATCGAGAACGTCTTCCTCGTCGGTTTGGCGGTCAATAAGATTTGCGCTTCGATTCCCCTTAGCGAGCAAGCGGCTTACGAGGCGGAGGTGTCGGTGGTCGAGGCGGTAAACAATGTCATCAAGCACGCCTACGGCAGCGAGGCCGGGCACCGGGTGGAGGTGGTGGTCACGGTCGGTGCCGAGGCCGTTACGTTCGAGGTGTGCGACACCGGCCGGGCGTTGGAAAAGTTGGCGGTCCGCCTTCCTCCCGTCGACTGCGACGACCGCGCCGGCCTGCAGGAAGGCGGCCGTGGACTCTACATCATGCACGCCTTCAGCGATCGGGTGCGATACCACAGCAGCGGCGGCCGCAACGTGCTGACCCTCGTCAAGCTGTACCCCGGCGCGGCGATGGCGCCGAGCGCGAGCGTAAATCCGGCGGTGGCGGCCGCCCCGCGCGCCAGGCCTGCCGGAACCGCCGCCCCGGCGGCGAAGATCCGTAAGACGCGCTGA
- a CDS encoding STAS domain-containing protein — protein MELEHRSEGNVLVVTLLEKRLDARSASPFKDKMVALIDEGHSRIVLDIREIEFIDSSGLGVIVAVLKQLAGQGDLVICGARDTVRSMFKLTRLDKVFQMFTDVGDAVAALAR, from the coding sequence ATGGAGTTGGAACACCGGAGCGAAGGCAATGTTCTCGTCGTGACGTTGCTCGAGAAGCGCCTCGACGCGCGGTCGGCGTCGCCTTTCAAGGATAAGATGGTCGCTCTAATCGACGAGGGCCATTCTCGCATTGTGCTCGACATTCGCGAAATCGAGTTCATCGACAGCAGCGGCCTCGGCGTGATCGTCGCCGTCCTCAAGCAGCTCGCCGGGCAGGGAGATCTCGTGATCTGCGGGGCGCGGGACACCGTGAGGAGCATGTTCAAGCTGACCCGGCTCGACAAGGTGTTCCAGATGTTTACGGACGTTGGCGACGCGGTCGCGGCTCTTGCCAGGTAG
- a CDS encoding SpoIIE family protein phosphatase: MTLEAGRPTVRPAAPDKILIIDDNDINRQVLMGILRKEGYALLQAADGAQALAAARREHPDLVLLDIMMPLMDGYEVCSRLKKDPSTADIPVIFLSALTETANKVKGLDLGAVDYITKPFDQAEVLARVRSHLKIRHLTQELVAANRDLLEKQENLDRDLEAARDIQVSLIPRAAPVDDAVHVRWIFEPCDRIGGDVFNLYRLDDRHLVAYVVDVSGHGVPAAMVTVSVSQSLSPLLGYSVRREGETTGGFSIPAPSEVLAGLDREYPIERFEKYFTICYLVFDLATGHVRYSRAGHPMPIVVRRDGQSEMLAAGGTIIGLGSATPFEEGEVTLRTGDRLYLYTDGILEQENGSGEMYGEERLAAELRAGGGESIETVCERVMESMRRFGASERPQDDITLVAIEFRGVAGMADAGAD; this comes from the coding sequence GTGACACTGGAGGCAGGTAGACCCACGGTTCGTCCGGCGGCGCCGGACAAAATTCTCATCATCGACGACAACGACATCAATCGGCAGGTGCTCATGGGCATCCTGCGCAAGGAGGGCTACGCCCTGCTGCAGGCGGCGGACGGCGCCCAGGCGCTGGCCGCGGCGCGACGCGAACATCCCGACCTCGTCCTCCTCGACATCATGATGCCGCTCATGGACGGCTACGAGGTCTGCTCCAGGCTGAAGAAGGATCCATCGACGGCGGATATTCCGGTTATTTTTCTTTCCGCCCTGACCGAGACCGCCAATAAGGTCAAGGGGCTGGATCTCGGTGCCGTCGACTACATCACCAAGCCGTTCGACCAGGCCGAAGTGCTGGCGCGAGTCCGCAGCCATCTTAAGATCCGCCATCTGACGCAGGAGCTGGTGGCGGCCAACCGCGATCTGCTGGAGAAGCAAGAGAACCTCGATCGCGACCTCGAGGCGGCCCGTGACATTCAAGTGAGCCTGATTCCCCGGGCGGCGCCCGTGGATGACGCCGTGCATGTGCGCTGGATATTCGAGCCCTGCGACCGAATCGGAGGCGACGTCTTCAATCTCTACCGCCTCGACGACCGCCATCTGGTAGCGTACGTGGTCGACGTCAGCGGCCACGGCGTGCCCGCGGCAATGGTGACGGTGTCGGTTTCCCAGAGCCTGTCGCCGCTGCTTGGATACAGCGTGAGGCGCGAGGGCGAAACCACCGGCGGCTTTTCGATTCCGGCCCCGAGTGAGGTACTGGCGGGACTCGACCGTGAGTACCCCATCGAGCGGTTCGAGAAGTATTTTACGATTTGCTACCTGGTGTTCGACCTGGCGACCGGCCACGTGCGCTACAGCCGTGCCGGTCACCCGATGCCGATCGTCGTGCGGCGCGACGGCCAGTCGGAGATGCTGGCCGCCGGCGGGACGATCATCGGCCTCGGCAGTGCCACACCGTTCGAGGAGGGAGAGGTCACGCTGCGGACCGGTGACCGGCTTTACCTGTACACCGATGGCATCCTCGAACAGGAGAACGGCAGCGGCGAGATGTACGGAGAAGAGAGACTGGCGGCGGAGTTGCGCGCCGGCGGCGGGGAATCGATCGAGACAGTGTGCGAGCGGGTAATGGAATCGATGCGCAGGTTCGGCGCCAGCGAGCGTCCGCAGGACGACATAACTCTGGTCGCCATAGAGTTCCGCGGCGTCGCCGGTATGGCGGATGCGGGGGCGGACTGA
- a CDS encoding phosphonatase-like hydrolase → MRLELVVFDMAGTTVYDGDAVNVCLRAALDAAGFAVTRDDVNAVMGLPKPEAIRHLAMGRAGDRATISPALVAVIHEDFVARMIRHYREDPEVRPCDGTEALFARLHRAGVKIALDTGFSRDIADIVLQRFGWARDGLVDVTVTSDEVPRGRPFPDMIRRAMELTGVGDVGHVAKVGDTPADLREGLAAGCTFVVGVTSGSHTREELLAFPHTHLIAHLSELAVVLGLPQS, encoded by the coding sequence ATGCGCCTCGAACTCGTCGTCTTCGACATGGCCGGTACGACCGTTTATGACGGCGATGCGGTTAACGTGTGCCTGCGGGCCGCTCTCGATGCCGCCGGCTTTGCGGTCACGCGCGACGACGTAAACGCCGTAATGGGTTTACCGAAGCCGGAAGCGATCCGACACCTGGCAATGGGCCGTGCGGGCGACCGGGCGACCATCTCGCCGGCGCTGGTCGCGGTTATCCACGAGGACTTCGTCGCCCGCATGATTCGCCACTATCGCGAGGACCCCGAAGTCCGGCCCTGCGACGGCACCGAGGCGCTGTTCGCCCGCCTCCACCGGGCCGGGGTGAAGATCGCGCTCGACACCGGGTTTAGCCGCGACATCGCCGACATCGTCTTGCAGCGCTTCGGATGGGCACGCGATGGCCTGGTCGACGTAACGGTCACCAGCGACGAAGTGCCGCGTGGACGGCCGTTCCCCGATATGATTCGGCGGGCCATGGAGCTGACCGGCGTCGGCGACGTCGGACACGTTGCCAAGGTCGGTGACACGCCCGCCGATCTGCGCGAAGGCCTGGCCGCCGGCTGCACGTTCGTCGTCGGCGTGACCAGCGGCTCCCACACGCGCGAGGAGTTACTGGCCTTTCCGCACACGCACCTGATCGCACATCTGAGCGAACTGGCGGTCGTCCTCGGACTGCCGCAATCGTGA